The following proteins come from a genomic window of Meleagris gallopavo isolate NT-WF06-2002-E0010 breed Aviagen turkey brand Nicholas breeding stock chromosome Z, Turkey_5.1, whole genome shotgun sequence:
- the LOC100542502 gene encoding AN1-type zinc finger protein 5 — MTQETNQTPGPMLCSTGCGFYGNPRTNGMCSVCYKEHLQRQQNSGRISPMGPASGSNSPTSDSTSVQRADTTNLNNCDGVAGSTSEKSRNVPVATLPVMQQMTEMSISREEKVTPKTETEPGSLNRGERVPAVTVMFSLRWICSHLLTCEHVRQ, encoded by the exons ATGACTCAGGAGACAAACCAGACCCCAGGGCCTATGCTGTGTAGTACAGGATGTGGATTTTACGGAAATCCTAGGACAAATGGGATGTGTTCTGTTTGCTACAAAGAACATCTTCAACGACAGCAGAACAGTGGCAGAATCAGTCCAATGG GACCAGCCAGTGGTTCAAACAGTCCTACCTCAGACTCTACATCTGTTCAGAGAGCAGATACTACTAACTTAAACAACTGTGATGGTGTTGCTGGCAGCACATCTGAAAAATCAAG AAATGTGCCTGTTGCCACTTTGCCTGTAATGCAGCAAATGACAGAAATGAGCATTTCAAGAGAGGAGAAAGTAACACCGAAAACAGAGACTGAGCCAG GTTCCTTGAACAGAGGAGAAAGGGTACCTGCAGTAACTGTAATGTTCTCACTGAGATGgatttgttctcatttgcttaCTTGTGAGCATGTTAGGCAGTGa